The Delphinus delphis chromosome 2, mDelDel1.2, whole genome shotgun sequence genome contains a region encoding:
- the RPP38 gene encoding ribonuclease P protein subunit p38: protein MAAAPQAPGRGSVRKTRPLPVKTSLNNPYTIRWGALDREDMHFILQTLEDRIKSLGLQKTEDRKRKRKQPALKTQSGDTCSMDVDTGEGLKEEKPEGEPQASGWTPADVRKQLAIGINEVTRALERNELLLVLACKSAKPAIVTAHLVPLSASRGVPACQVPRLSERLAPAMGLTCVLALGFKRNTAAFAEEVRAIIPRVPRLDVPWLRDTLEDPGENPEMESLESQDKEILDTSFEDLPKSKRKLAEGQQAAVLQPLKIKKLIPNPNKIRKPPKSKKTASK from the coding sequence ATGGCCGCAGCCCCCCAGGCACCAGGGAGGGGCTCTGTGCGGAAGACCAGACCTTTACCTGTGAAGACATCATTGAACAACCCGTATACCATCCGCTGGGGTGCCCTGGACAGGGAGGATATGCACTTCATACTACAGACCCTGGAGGACAGGATTAAATCTCTTGGGCTTCAGAAGACTGaggacaggaagagaaagagaaagcagccCGCTTTGAAAACACAAAGCGGAGACACGTGCAGCATGGATGTGGACACTGGTGAGGGtctgaaggaggaaaagccagAAGGTGAGCCCCAGGCATCAGGGTGGACCCCTGCCGACGTCAGAAAGCAGCTTGCCATCGGCATCAATGAGGTCACCAGAGCCTTGGAGAGGAACGAGCTGCTCTTGGTCTTGGCGTGCAAGTCGGCCAAGCCGGCCATCGTCACCGCGCACCTGGTGCCGCTGAGCGCCAGCAGAGGTGTCCCTGCCTGCCAGGTGCCCCGGCTCAGCGAGAGGCTCGCACCCGCCATGGGCTTGACGTGCGTCCTGGCCTTGGGGTTCAAAAGAAACACCGCTGCCTTTGCGGAGGAAGTGAGGGCCATCATCCCCAGAGTCCCCCGTCTGGACGTGCCGTGGCTCCGAGACACACTTGAAGACCCTGGAGAGAACCCGGAGATGGAGTCTTTGGAAAGCCAAGACAAAGAGATTTTGGACACTTCCTTCGAAGACCTCCCTAAATCCAAGAGAAAGCTTGCTGAGGGTCAGCAGGCTGCAGTGTTACAACCcctgaaaataaagaaactgattCCAAACCCCAATAAGATAAGGAAGCCACCCAAAAGTAAAAAAACGGCTTCAAAGTAA